CTGCCGGCGATCGTGCGGGAGATCGAGCGGATCGACACCATTCGTCTCTACGCGGGTGAGCGTTTGTTCCTCTCTTCGTGTCATGCTCTCCTAACTGTGAAGTTGCACGATCTGACTAATTGGGGATCCTACATTTCCCGAAGGGAatgttttagattttttttgataTAATGAGGAATGTTTTAGATGATTAATCGTTTAGCTTTTCAGAAAACAGTAGCTGTGGGAAAAAATTAGATTGTGAGTGGTTTTACCTGTCAAATTTCGCTCTGAATCTGGTATGTTAGCCAGTTATGCTTGATTGGATCACAACTCACAAGTGGTTTTACCTGTCAAATTTCGCTCTGAATCTTGTATGTTAGCAAGTTATGCTTGATTGGATCACAACTCACAAGGGGGCATGTCAACAGTTTCTCTGTCCAAAGATAGTGCTTGCAATATGGTTTGCTCATACCTCACACTACTTTGATGACTTGATCTAACACCAAAAGGAATGCATTAATTCCCAACCGAACGTCCAACTGAGGGACTGACCATGTGAACTGAGGGGGCAATCCATGTAAAGCTCTTACTCAGTTGAGAAGTTCCTCGCCAAATAAACTAGTACCAGCATTCAGAATTTCCTGAATAAATGTCGTCTTCCACAGATCATAAAACTGGTTGTACCAGTTATAACAGTTTTAACTGCTTAAATTTGGTGTGATCAGTTTACCTTCCTGCAATGTGCATGACCACAAGTAATTTGTCCTTTTCTGCAAAAAGAGAACCTCTTTGGTGTGGTAGATGTCCCTATTGTATTATTATTTCTCCTTCCATGTCCTCCTAGTATGATGTAGGATTTTATAGTGCTTTCTATAACTTTGCTGTGCTGACATTCCAGAAGCTACTCTACAGTTGGAAGCTCTGGTTGGTAACCTAGAAGATGCAGCATATTCCATTGTTAGACAGGCCTCAAAGTTGAACCTGTCATCAGTACTTCGCCGGGCATCAAATGTAAGAACCTTTTGTCTTCCCTTTCTCCTTTCGCCGTTCTGGATGAAACTAATAATAGATTATGCTCATATAGGCCTCTCAGCAGTAATCCTTCATTAAGTGTTACTCTTTCTTTTCTGTAATGTAGGGGGTGGAACGGAAGCAAGAAAAGTTGCTCCAGGCTGTTGATGCTGTGAGAGATATTGAGCGAGAATTGGTAAGGATCAGCACAAGTAGGCCACAGTGGACAAATCTTATAGTGGCGGTTGATTCAAGAGTGGACAAGACTCTAGCCATTTTGAGGCCTCAAGCACTTACAGATTATCGAGCTCTACTTGCTGCACTAGGCTGGCCACCTTCCTTGTCTTCACCTGACATGGAGAAGGATAAGTACTCCCAAGTTCCAAATCCCCTTATCTTGATGAATGAGGCAAATAAAGAGAAGTATTCTGAAAGCTTTCTAGCACTGTGTGCTCTACAACATGTGCAAGCCAACCGTGAAGTGCGTCAATGCCAGATGCCAGCGGCAACTACTCCTAGCCTGTCAGATTCGAAGTACTTCGATAAAACTGCGTGCCTCGATAATGGACTTTGGGCAATTGATGAATTGGTCCACCCTATTGTGTCAAGGATGGAATATCATTTTTCTAAATGGTCTGAACAACCAGAGTTtatttttgctcttgtttacaagATAACAAAGGATTTCATGGATGGAGTGGATGATGTACTGCAGCCTTTGATTGACAAAGCAAGACTTGTGGGCTTAAGTGCCAAAGAATCTTGGGTAACTGGAATGGTAAAAATGCTTCTAGGATACCTTGAGACGCAAATTTTCCCACCCCTTGTCACCGCTTATCATCGTACTGATGACAAACTTGAAGTACATTCATCTTGGATGCATTTGAATGACCAGATGATTACTTTTGATAAAAGGATGCAGCTGCTTGCAGATTCAGGAATTCAGAAAGTTGCATTGGTTTCTGAAGGGCTCTCAAGGTCATTATCTGTCTTTTCAATATACGTTGGACATTCTGATTGGCTTCGGATATGGGCTGATATAGAGCTTAATTCTGCACAGAATAAGCTCAAATCTGAATTAGAGGATGAGGCAAGTTGGTTATGTAGTATTGATCCTCAGGATGAGCTTGGTCACCAGGAAACCACTGCTAGATTTCTTCTGTCTACGAGAGAAGATTACAAAGCTCCACCTGTTTCTGAATTTGTCGTCAAAACTGCATCAACGATGATTGAAAGAAGTCATGCTCTGCCAACTAAGGGGACGAAGATCCAGTATTGCAGATCCACTTCAGTCCAGTTCTTGAATGACTTCTTTGTTTTGTTGCATGAGGGATGTGAGGCATTGCAGTTGCCAAATACAGCTTTACAAGATGAGTCTCTGTTGAAAGCTTCCTATGCAATTAATGCAGCTAGATATTGTGAATATGTTGTTCGGGAATGGGGTGAAGATACCGCCTTCATGGAGCTGGGTGCGCATGGGAATTATGTTGATGGAAACCAAGAACAAATCCACAAACACAGTGCCCAACGTCAGTGTTCTTTCTTTGCAGACGAGATTGCCTTTTTGGTTAAGCTAGGGACTGATTTTCTGGAACAGATCATGTCCTCCATCCTGATTGAGTTTGAAGACCTGTCCTGGGACTACGTCCAAAGCATTGGATCATCAAATGAACAAAACCAACCAGATGATCAGGTTCCTGATGAAGAAAACCTAGAGGTATTGCCTGGATTCGTCGCCAGCCTAGAAGTCCTGAGAGAGCGAACCACGAAGCTGAAGCTGTATCTCAACTCCAAGGATTTCCTTGACCTGTGGAGGAGCATAGCAGAAGGTCTCGACTACTTCGTGTACAGCAGCATACGGTGGGGCCAAGTGAAGTTCTCTGACCCCGCAGTCGTGCAGCTGAGAGTCGATACCAAGGCCCTCCTCCGCATCTTCAGGCCCTACTGTTCCAGACCTGAGGCCTTCTTCCCGTTTGTAACCGACTCTCTGAAGCTGCTGACCATGCGAGAGACAGACGCCCAGTACTTTCTGGAAGCGCTCAAGAAGGGGAAGGACAACGGCAAGTCTGGCCTGAGGCAGCATGGGTTGCACCATGTGGATGCTAGCCAGGCCGTGAAAGTCCTGAGAAGCAGGAAGTCTGGTGGATAATCTTGTTAGTATAACACGTTGCTGAGACCTGTAGGTGACAGACAAGAAAGAAGCTGATCTTGCCGTGCCGGTGCAGACTGTCCCGATGTCCTCCTTCCAGGAAGCATAATGGGAACCCTACCCTGATGACCGACTTGACTGACAACACAacaccaccatcttcttctgcaGAAAAAGATGTACACAGACTAAAGCGTGCTGCATTTCAAGATCAACCTGTGCCCGCACCCTGCTTCCAGGAAGCTGATGATAAAGGAGGAGGCAAACAACTTTCTTACGTGCTACTCACTGGATTGACATGACGACGTCTGTGACAAATTGGAGGTAATGACAACACGACCGGGTGACAGATTTCCGCCATCTGTCGGCGTACTATCCTGCTTCCTGCTTTGACTGACCTGATCACGGTCAATCTAAgcacgtcgtcgtcgtcgtcatcgtgaTCGTGGCGCACCGCAAACATAGATTGAATTATTCAGACGCCTACGTCACTGATGAAGATTTCGTCAGCTTACTTACTTTCTCTGGCTATACAGCCCAAAAAAGTCAGAGCCATGTAGGACGGTTCCGTTGGCTGTTGCGTCGTGTATTCATCAGATCCGACGAAATTAGGACCATATCTAATCGGTGGATTGTTTTATGGTATTTGATTCGTTGTCCTGTCATCCAGTGGGTAGACCAGTTCAACCGCTTACGTCTGCTCCGTTTGTTGAGAATTCACGAATCGGCATATAAAACTGCATGCAGGTCCATCATCGGATCGCCTCGCCGGCTTGACTTCCATTCAATTTTCGCTGTATGCGTGATGCGTCGATAGGGGGGCAAATAGAGGTCAATGTGTGTAATGGGGGTGAGCTGTGCACAGGCGGAGCCATTGACGGTATCCAAATGGCGACTGTTTGGAGCAGACGCCGTAGAACGTACGAAGTGTACAAATACTAGTGGTAGTCAATCCTAAGAGATGTCACTTGAACCACGGTGATACTGTCCGCTTTTCACACATGCCCGGTTCTTAATTGCCATGGAACCAACTTCTGCAATATGCACCAGCTTCGGCAATTCCAGGTTTTTCTTCTTCCACCGCCCTCTCTGTTTCTTTAGCTTCATTGATCAGGACCGTCCTACGAAAATATGTACGAATTGTGAGAACATCGGAATGTTATAGGGTTTCAAAAATGTATGAATAGTAAATGTAAGACGCTTTGgcaggaatgaagggagtacataGGAATATTATAGGGTTGCATGCGCAGAACAGAGGTTAGTGGAAACACGAGAATTTTGTAGAATCCAGTGTTTAATCTGCAAGAATACGAAAAAACACTTTAATCATAAAAGCATAGTCAAACCAAGATAAAACATATGAAAAAGTAAGCTTAGTTTGTTGTTATCTAATTTGTGACCTTTGCCTTGTTCTTACTGCATTTCCCCGGAACACGCACAAGTCATGTTTGTCATTTGTATTAAGATCTAAAAAGAGCATTTACAAGAGTATGTAAAATAGCCATCGAAGAAAAATAGAAGTTTGAGTGGATTGTATTTTTTTTCTTGTGAAACTCAAAGCAAAGAAGAAAATCTCAATTTTTATATAATCAATTTCTTTGAACCAAATAGATAAATTGTGTCACCAATTTTTTCCCTATGTCTATGTTTTTTCTCCATTTCCCTATGAAACATATAGGCCCTTACAATTCAAGGATGACCCGCACATGAATACACATAACTGCAAATGAATTGGATTTGTGTTAATATGCTTATGTCTTAGTTGACTGACAAAtcggttttgttaaaaaaaaatCTAGTGAAAAGGCTAAAAAATATTCTAGTGAAGAAGGGAAAAAATAGTATAAATCTAGTGAAAAAATATAATCTCACTAATTGAGAATTAACTAATTGCCGGTCCATTTTACAATTTACAAATATATTCGTACACATAAACTTGTAGATTCATTATTGTATCGCCTCGGTCGTCCTCAATGCGTGATGTGTTAGGAAAATGAAGAAGAGGTCAGTGTATGGCGGTGAGCTGTACGCAGGCAAGCCATTGACGGTATCCAAATGTCAATAGTCAGACACCGTAGAACGTACGAAATATCATTTGAAATGTTAACTAACAAGAGCGCCATatccaaacactagtagaaaaaactCAATGTGAGATGGCCATCCTGCCCATGCTGATTCTTGTCTGTTGGGAAATTTGGCACGAAAGAAATTGCTGCACATTCAGAGGAAAAGAAGCCAATGGAGAGGATGTCATCAAGAAAATCAGGCTAAGCATAGAGCTATGGCGTTTTGGCCGGAGCAAAGTGTTTTGAGCACCCCTTTGGGACAAGTGATGCGAGAGATTAGCCTAGGGTAGAGCCTATGGACATTCTTCCTCTCTTTCTTGAACTCTTTCATCCACCCGAtcacttgatcaaccttgtttcCGCTCTCCTCTGCTAAATCAATGAAATGCCAGCAGCTTGCTGGGtctttcaaaagaaaaaaagatggatCCCGCGAGATGTCACGTGAACCACAACAATACCGTCCGCCTCACACTTGTTCGCTCTTGTCCTTCCGGGTACCAATTTGCCATGGAAGCATGAGGGACACCAACTTATCATTCcaggtttccttttctttttctttttgggttCTTCGCTGTGGAGGGTTTCGAAAATGTACGAATAGTGAAACCACACGAATATTATAGGgttgcatgtgcaaaacagagatttGTGAAAACACGAGCATTTTACAGAACTGAGGGTTTGATTAGCAGGAATATGGCGAACACTTTATAATCCTAAAAAAGCATGCTCAACACTCAAATCAACTTTAAAGCATATGCAAAAGGTAAAGGTAGGTTGTCATTGTGCAACTTATGAACTTTGCCATGGCCGTAGTGCATAGAAATGCCAAAATAGAAGATTGAATGGATCGTAAAATTTCTTTTTTTCTGAAAGTAAAACCAAAGAAAAAATCATCCTCTTTTGTATATGCCTTTTTTTCTGAATCAAATGGATACATTGTTCCACCAAAGCCAAATTTCCTGTTTTTTATGATTTACCTCCATTTctctatgaatcaaagaggccttaCCATCCCGTGATGACGCAGGCGTGGGTACATGTGGCCGAGAATACGATGGCTTGCGCACATGTATTCTTACTTCTTAGTTGActgagaactcgaacttgattTTTCAAATTTGCAAATTAACTAATTGCGAGTTGATTTACAAGTTTATTCATACATTTATATAAAAACCTCGCATATTCCCCGCAAAATAATAATAAATAGTTTTTtgagagaaaaataataataatagtaatcgAAAAGCCTGTAACAATCTAAAAACGTGCTCACGCATGTTGTAATGATTTGTCCATCCAGTCTATTATGAAAGAATGTTTGTT
The window above is part of the Triticum aestivum cultivar Chinese Spring chromosome 2A, IWGSC CS RefSeq v2.1, whole genome shotgun sequence genome. Proteins encoded here:
- the LOC123187425 gene encoding RINT1-like protein MAG2L; the protein is MSTPRPQPPAATLRGFLDAHFASAEDLTAAPALAELLRRECAGLEASLRRLEAQLASGSASWLARSAEARSGLRRIRSGGGDIPAGDQGEASAPGVELPAIVREIERIDTIRLYAEATLQLEALVGNLEDAAYSIVRQASKLNLSSVLRRASNGVERKQEKLLQAVDAVRDIERELVRISTSRPQWTNLIVAVDSRVDKTLAILRPQALTDYRALLAALGWPPSLSSPDMEKDKYSQVPNPLILMNEANKEKYSESFLALCALQHVQANREVRQCQMPAATTPSLSDSKYFDKTACLDNGLWAIDELVHPIVSRMEYHFSKWSEQPEFIFALVYKITKDFMDGVDDVLQPLIDKARLVGLSAKESWVTGMVKMLLGYLETQIFPPLVTAYHRTDDKLEVHSSWMHLNDQMITFDKRMQLLADSGIQKVALVSEGLSRSLSVFSIYVGHSDWLRIWADIELNSAQNKLKSELEDEASWLCSIDPQDELGHQETTARFLLSTREDYKAPPVSEFVVKTASTMIERSHALPTKGTKIQYCRSTSVQFLNDFFVLLHEGCEALQLPNTALQDESLLKASYAINAARYCEYVVREWGEDTAFMELGAHGNYVDGNQEQIHKHSAQRQCSFFADEIAFLVKLGTDFLEQIMSSILIEFEDLSWDYVQSIGSSNEQNQPDDQVPDEENLEVLPGFVASLEVLRERTTKLKLYLNSKDFLDLWRSIAEGLDYFVYSSIRWGQVKFSDPAVVQLRVDTKALLRIFRPYCSRPEAFFPFVTDSLKLLTMRETDAQYFLEALKKGKDNGKSGLRQHGLHHVDASQAVKVLRSRKSGG